GAATTTTCTCCGAAATGGACCGTACTAAAGAAAGACGTCGCCGCTTTCGGGCCGAATGCCACGCAGCAACTTCCTCGAGATTGGAAGCAGCCCGATGGACCagtgtttgatatttttcgcGAAACCAAACGAGGCATTGTCGGACAACTTTTCTCGATTCTTTCTGCTTCGGTTTATTCGCGACAATAAGAAAGGAGACATCTTGGGGACGTTTCATTCTCAGATTTCGTTGAATGGCCCAAGACTTCGTATTTTCTAGCACTTCTCGACGAGTTTGggttagaaagaaaatttgttttttgttgtGGAGAAATGGGTCATGAGCAGATTGCGGATTTATGACGTGCAATAATATggagaatacaaaaaatatacataacgtATGTTGAATATGTTCTGTAATTATtatgagaatattaaataatattttgcgtAAAAACGCGTACCTTTTGATTATGTTTACCGCGTATATACTATACTAGCTTTtattgtaaatgcataaaatcctcCTAAAtatcagaattaaaaaatgtcgtcatcaaaaatttttgtttaatctttCACGATGTATCGAACACAAAATCATTTGTCAATATTCGACtcataatttttccttttgcaATTCCCAAAGAAGCCCTTTCTAGAATGTATTCTCGAGGTATTTTAGAGAACTATGTTTAGCGCTCGTTAAACCGCTGTACAGTTTCCTGTTTACCATAAATCTGTTGCCTGAAATTCCTTACCTGGCGTTTAACCGATCTTCGGCTTCTGTCTGAACGTCTCAGCGACAAACATTACATCGAGTGAAATCAGATACAATCGCGCTGTAAATCCATTCGAACGTGTTTAGCAAACATTGAAACGTAAGGATGAAAAACGGCTTGGGAAGTGGACGCAATCGGATACTATCACCTCGTGAATCGCCATTGCGGAATTTATTTCGCAAACGGCGACGATAAAGCGAGCGAAGATAGTTGTAAAATTCAGTAGACGTAGGGGATGTTATCGTCTCGCCACTGTGTCTTATCTAGCCGATCATTCGTACCGTAGGTTCGTACGTAACGCGAAAGTGGTCGACTGTAAATAGGAAACGTAGTTCTGGTAACCGTGTACAAGATGTTTTAGAATTATGAGTACAAATTTACCTGTCCAGCGGTTCgcgtaaaaagaaacaaacggGTCTTGGGAAACACGCGTCCTAAAACTAATCGAGAACTGGTTTATCGGCTAGTATTTagaaaaagtaatgaaataattcccGAAGTCGTTAACAAGCAATTCcagcgattttatttttcaatcgatgTGTAAATTATCAAAACGTGCTCTACcctctttcattttcaaatgtatacGCAGTTACATGTGTAACGAAGTAATATACCATCTCATTTGCATTCTATATAACATTGTAGAAAAcacaagtaaaataatataNNNNNNNNNNNNNNNNNNNNNNNNNNNNNNNNNNNNNNNNNNNNNNNNNNNNNNNNNNNNNNNNNNNNNNNNNNNNNNNNNNNNNNNNNNNNNNNNNNNNGATTAGAAAATCGAAATGACGAGTTATTAGAAGAAATCGAAACTATCGAAGGATTTCTGTCTGCCGTGGATGCAGAGACAGCcgaagaaatttcaaacttaTCCAAACAAATGTATGCACAAATTAATAGAGTAGACAATTTAAAAACTCAAATTGACACCGTGGAAAATGAtcgagtaaaaaataaacaatctcACGAAGATAATgtagaattattaaatcaaaaatacaaagaaaacaaagttgaATTGGTTTCCCAGATCAAAgttttaagtaaattaaacCATTTCTCCTTACTTACTTGTCATTTacgaacaattatttttataaatataaaaacattttccctAGATGCTAAAATCAACACTTTggaagattttaaaaaaatgcaaactGCGTTAGAAGAGAAGTTTAAAGCACATGATGAACATAGAAtagaaaacaacaaaaaagttaaagaTAGTCTGGAGAGTATCAGTCAAAAGTTTGAATTTGATAAAGAAATGTACTACGTTGTTGTTTGgcatatttttagtaaaaaattatttaatttattttattacaaacgGAAAATGAgactttattatattcataaattaataaatttttgttatttaggctcaaaaatgaattgtattaTCGTCTTCTTAATGTGGCAGCCCAATTCCAAATAGAAACTAATAAACATATAAGTTTACCAAATCAAAGATTAATGCgagaaaatattatgttaaaaaatgaattaataaaaatttctaacgaTATTTCGCtggaaaaagaatttgaaagcAACTTTAAGTAATGTTTTACCTgtttttgtatacattttctgACTtacatagaatatttttttacatgaCATTTATGTAGcatagtaattattaatttacaatacgTTTTTTTATCGTGTTTGTATGCCAAAGGAGATATTgaatttatgttaaaaaatgaaattacttgtaattctttttaacaaaGAGACTCATACAATTACTTCTAACCaggaaatattgttttaaagtatttcctttttcaaacatttttgtctTGTAGAAATTTAACTGTTCAACACAGGAAGGATATTGTTGTTCaccattcaaatataaaaggaaacaTAGTTACGAGAAAAGTACAACATTTGTTGTTAACATCTTTACagaagaaatttgaaagaatgaaaaaacgTTTATCTGTTATAAAAATCCCTGATCCAGCAATAGAAGGAAAATGTTTGACATTGATCGAAAATGCTCAACTAGAAGAGCATCAAGCCAACTTTTATCTTTCAAAATTAGAAACTTTACTTCACAAAGAACGAACAAAAGTAggtgttacaaaatatttacagaagaGAATAGAATGCAAAATAAGGGCAGTTGTAGAGACACTTTACGActtcaaatatattgtaatgtgTTTACTCAAGgtatttcattacattttacaccaaatactttttaaataacataattttttaacgaacatGTACTATGTTggatacatattttacagTGTTCTACAACAGGATCaagttatattaaattgcTCTTATCTTTGCAAAACAAACTCATTAAAggacaattaaaatttcggtGTGGTATTGTCAAATCGTAAGTAAGAGTAGCAATTGTGtgcataattgaaaaagttgaaatgaaaatcaatttttcaagagaaaataaaatgctaggacaaattcaattcttgctaagttaaaaataattgcgttCAGTTAATATGCGctatgttattaaataatttggtATTTATACACTCTTTTACAAGTGAATACGcatttcgaacaaaattgcATTTATCTTTTCCAAACATAACCTATGGTATTAGAACAGTTGTAATAACGTAATATTTAATGGGCTATTAAACTATGATTGATTTACACGAAGGATTGAGACTATATTACGAGACACAAAATATTGTTCTGAAGATTTGAAAGAAGTTTCTGAAAATGCTGTTTTCGAGATAATGGCGGACTCTGACGATAAAGAAGTATCGTACAAGCCAGTTTTAGATGAAGTAAATTAacgattctatataataacatatatttGAACATACATTCTGTGATAATTAtgtatcgaattattattttacaatccttagcaaaaattagaaacagaaaggagcgaagaaaaagaaatttctaccGAAAGTAGTGTGTTTAGTGAATTCGATAAAACGTTTAAAGATACTACGTTATTCGACATCGATTCAGAAGAACATTTTACTGAGTTCGTAGAAGATGAAGAAtcattatttgatattaatgAAGAATAAAGCTCATAGTCTATATTTCCGtttgttgttatttatataaatttgttcaattaataCTTcgataattatgtataaatattacatgatGGTAAAGTCAAGTAACTGcaagattaaattattaggaaggaaacatttgtatacataactttattatttttttaaatattatacaaaattatttcctaaataattatttcgttttgaaatttacttgCTTAAAGAAGTTTGTAAACTTCATCCCATATATTCTATAACAAATTCTTGGCATTTATAACTTCTGTATAAATAGATATCCTCACGAtttatacttaaataaaattattatttagtctATGTACATTACTTAATGAAAGTTACACTTTCGTATTTTTGACCTGTTTCATATCAATTTTGTGATCTGGTTTTATAAATCGTTTTACTTTAGCTTTGTCTCgttttctgaaacaaaaaagaaatttatttatttttaattcactttataattacatatgtatatatataacttgtaaaattataattagtttGTATCATATTACTATATATGCTTACAGTTTAATAGTAGAAGGAGCAACAATATTCCTCTGTTGAAGTGATTTGAATCGGTCTTTCAATAAATTACCAACTGGTTCAGAATTCCGCAAATTTCCAGTCAATTCTTCTGTTAACTTGAAATCAGGGTTTAATGGTTCAAATTTAACTTTACTAAGGGTTTTAGTACCCATTGCTTTCAGTGCTTTCTTTTTCAACCTCTTTTCTCT
This portion of the Hylaeus volcanicus isolate JK05 chromosome 4, UHH_iyHylVolc1.0_haploid, whole genome shotgun sequence genome encodes:
- the LOC128875150 gene encoding uncharacterized protein LOC128875150 → MESGSVFAENRNDELLEEIETIEGFLSAVDAETAEEISNLSKQMYAQINRVDNLKTQIDTVENDRVKNKQSHEDNVELLNQKYKENKVELVSQIKVLNAKINTLEDFKKMQTALEEKFKAHDEHRIENNKKVKDSLESISQKFEFDKEMLKNELYYRLLNVAAQFQIETNKHISLPNQRLMRENIMLKNELIKISNDISLEKEFERNIVLKYFLFQTFLSCRNLTVQHRKDIVVHHSNIKGNIVTRKVQHLLLTSLQKKFERMKKRLSVIKIPDPAIEGKCLTLIENAQLEEHQANFYLSKLETLLHKERTKVGVTKYLQKRIECKIRAVVETLYDFKYIVMCLLKCSTTGSSYIKLLLSLQNKLIKGQLKFRCGIVKSIETILRDTKYCSEDLKEVSENAVFEIMADSDDKEVSYKPVLDEQKLETERSEEKEISTESSVFSEFDKTFKDTTLFDIDSEEHFTEFVEDEESLFDINEE